The sequence ACTTCTTGGTAACTAAATACATCTAATTATTCCTACTTCTTACCATCCTTAAAACAAGATCTCCAACAATTAACTCTAACCAATTCGTTGGTTTTCAGTCAACTAAGTAGCTAAGAACCcgaaaaactaaaataaagcAAAAGAACAAGGCACTAGAACATACCAATTTTCGTATCCAAATAAAAATTGATTTCCGGAgagtaaaaagaaaatcataacATAAAAATTCCAGCAAGAACtcgaaagaaagaaaaagaaagtaaaaatcaAGACATCGGCAGATCATAAATCTGAGTCCATAATTAGATTAAAAAGGAAGattgaatgagaaagagaaGGAACCATAGATGGAGAGACAATCATCTTTAAGAATCTTGGAAGGCGGCCGCTCCAAGGAATCCAGTGAAGAAGAAGATCTGATTCTTCCGAACATCGTCTCAATCAGTAAGCCCTAAGCCTCAGCAGCTTCCTTtggaagaagaaatgaaaatgcAGATTTCGGATTTCAATGGCGCGCTAATGAATATAGAAAAGGCGGGAAGCTTACACCGCACTCTTTTAACTGGTCTTGCTTGGGCCTACTTGGGCTTTATATAATATGGGCCGTTTCTTTTTGGGCTTATGATGACCCGTTTATACAGTAGATCAATTGGGCCGTTTCCTTTTTGATCTTATGTTGACCCATCAATAAGGTTGATTGATTCAAACCGACAATCGATCCGTATCgctgcaaatataacaattatattcaaattatTAGCACATATAAtaagatttaaaaaattaaaaatatagaaaatatgTAGTTGATCAAATCTCGAGTTTCCGTCAAGAAATAAAGGACCGAAAGATAGAACTATTATGTTAAGGCGCATAGCAAAACAACTTCCAAGGAGATAGGAACGAGTGAGGTGAGAGAGGCGAAGGGAAGCAACTATAAATGTAAATGTGAAGGAGGGCAAGTGCAAAAAATGTGAAGAGCGGCAGAGGTTTGAATTTGTAAATTCTAAGATTCTGCTTGTGGTTAGCAAATATGTGTTTCTCTCAACCAACCAGACAACAACTTCAATCTTATTATTCCTTATTCAACATTTTTTACGAGTCCGAATTAGGCCACTGTTTCCCTTAGTCTTGAGTTAGGGGTTTTGTTCCGCCTCCTCACAGGgagactttgttatatttgtaatttattttaaaattttataattgaattactatttttaaaattaaaaatggatGTTACACAAAACAAAGTTCAAATTTTACTTTTGTAGaaatattaatgaaaaatatcataaaatttaAATGACAATAGATATTTCCGAAAGTaattacaaaaacaacaaaaagaattatactatatattaataaataagcaaTATACTTTTGTATGTTAagtgatattttgaaaaatatcgaTTCAGTGTCTCATGTTGGTGACACATGTATTAAAATGTGAACATGCCATGGAAATATCAACATGTTATGGAAAATGTTGATATGAAGACGTAATTCCCTTTTAAAATTAGAGAATTTACAGAAATTACccatatatatgtgtgtgatATCTTTAGAACAATTACTTAATTCTTACAACATGACCCAGGCTCCATTGTGAATAAACCTTTATAATAATATCAGTGGCAATTGGGTAAATATTTACTTGTAAGTAATAGTTTTACATTATTACAATCATTCAAAAGTTCAGCcattcaatttttaaatttagaacAAATCCTATAGTAAAACAAATATTGTTGAgatttaatgaattttttacaAGCTAGCAAGATTGAACCTATAAAAAGTGATTTTACTGTACAGACAAAGTGCTATAAATCTAAAAGCACAAGAACTGCATTATTACAAactataaatttcaaaagaCTAAATTGCTACAATCAAAGTTACGAAACAAaagcatttttctttttttaaactattttcaaACTTTACATATTAGTACAAGTTTATCATAATATCAGACGTTTCCTCACAAACGTTATGTTGGTAATGTTGGTATTATAACACTGTTATAAATATCTAtgctatatttttcttttctttttagctTCGTTTACTATTAAACACTTGTGCATATACATCTCTTCAGTGAATGGAATAGAATTATTCTAATTCTCTCAAACCTAACCTAAGTGTGGAAGAAAATTCGTTATTAATGGAAACAGATGGAACAGGCTGCCATGGAACATTGAATTGAGGAGAAATAACAAACACAGTTGAACTGCAACTTGAACTAATCATAGATGAGTTTGTGTGAGGAAGAACTTCAGATGAAAAAGAGTGAATCTGTGTACCTCTCAATTTCAGAAAAACATGGATTTCAAGCCATTCTCCTATTACTCATCTCTCAGAAAGGAAAAGGTAGAAAATACCAAACAAAGGCTGTTGCACCTTGAGAAACCTATCATGGAGCTTGTGGCTGTTAAAGAATGACGACGAAGGTgaatttgaatatttatttcAATCGATGTATAAAAAAACTGTTGATGCCTCTGTCACCAATTAGATGCACCCAGATTGATTCATATCTATTGCTGTATCTTGTCACGAACAAATCAGCTTGATCTTGAAAACAATCTCTTTAAGAATCCACGTTTGTGGGTTGTTTTCCTTTTCCTACCTGAAAGAGATCAGAAAGGGGATGAAGAACAATGGCAAAAACGAATAGAGATATAATGATGAGAAGTTCATTCAACAATCATATGAGTCACTATTGATTTAGATTAAAGAGGTCAAGAGGATTACCTTCTAGCCTACCAGAAAGCAACAAAGCTTCTTCTGCAATGGGTCGCCATTGTTCGGAGCACGAGTAATTGATCCCGAGACCAACACTTAATCCTCTAAGGATTTGGATTGTCCGAAGTATGGAAAAGAGTTCCTCTGGAAACGACTACAGCAGcgaaacagaaaaagaaaaacaggaCCTTTTAGTTACTGATACAAATGCATATGCCATGCCTCTACAGAGAAGCACTATCAATTGAGAGTGTACATCGGTGAGTTGGTGTCCATTTGAGAAAAACCAATTAGTCGGTTGGTGTCCATTTGGAAAAAACCAACTTGCATGCTCCTTTGCATGGCAGCCAACCGTCTGGCAGTCGGTTTTTATCGGTtcccctcctctctctctctctctaaagaGTAACAATTTAGAGAATCTGAAAGAGACGTGGGCTGGACTGgggttattttgtttttaagaaatgATAATAGATAATAAAACTTATAAcgattaataaaaaatttatataattatagtGGTCATGGGCAgtttatttaaatttctttgGACCAACCGCCCTCAATTCAGTCGGCTTCGGTTAACCAAAAACCCTGTGTATTTGCGTCCACCCCTACTATCAATTTGCAAAGCTTAATACCTGAACACCAACTTTCTTTATTGAAGAGTCCTCTGCGAAAGGTTGCATCAACACCTTCCCGGGGGGTAACCTTGTATCAAACATTACCTGTGCCAACTTAAATAGTTCTTCTTGTGCATTTTCACAATTGCTTATTGTATCTATCCCAAGCTCCCTGAAGAATCATTAAAGAAAAACAGAATTGGTATGAAGATGATCCATTGCTTAAAGACTGGCAAATTTCAATAAATTCTTCAGTATCAAAATGGAAAGAGAATTTTGTGCACGTTCAAGTAACCTCTTTTagaaattcttttaaaaagaactGGTTAGTTCATCAGTCTTTTCCAAGACTGAGTTTACTAAACCTCCCAATTTTTACCCACGAAAGAAACATTTGGGCAAAAATGAAAATGCAACTTTAAATCTTAAAGCCAACTCTGGCAGGAAGCTTCCTTCCCCAAAAATACAATACAAGCCAGACAGACTATTAATTATTGTTACCTGAAGGTTTCAGCTGTTCTTGAGGCGTCACCATCTGCAATATCCATAACAAGTTTAGCATAGCCAAGCCTCAACTGGTCAGGAAGATCCTTCACTTGCCCGTAATCAAGCAATGCTACCTAATAAAATGGAGTCACAAAGCAGCTTTCAGCTCAATTCATGATTGAATCAGGGATATTGAAAGTCAAGACGTTAAACCTAGCAATCTTAAAGTCACCCCAAGTATCAACTGCTGAAATCCTGATCATCTTCCACGTACCACATTTTTAAGAGTGTGAGAAAGATGACAGCATGACAGGCcacaaaaatgaaaattttcgaTGAGTTTAAAACTTGTACAGAAAATTCCAGTAGCTGACTTGCCTCTGAGCCTTTACAGATCAATATATTCCCTGGATGCGGATCTGCATGGAAGAAACCACTCTTCAGAATCATTTGCCCATATGCCATCGTCAAACTACTAAGAATTTTCCtgcaataataaaattttactgGAGGGTATGAGTACTTCTcatgagagagaaaaaataaacTACTGGATAAGTGAAGGAAATATGTCCATCGAATAAGGGACGTAATAAGAATATTGAAGTAAATAGTGAGTCAATTGCAGTCAAACAATTATGTAAAACCCCGAAAATCAATGAGATACGCCTTCCGAAAGGCATTGGGAGAAAATATAGAAAATGTTAATTTGAATTCACGGAGAAGTGCCAGAATCTCAAGTCAAGGTTATAAGACAGGAAATAGAGAAGTTATCTCCAATACATTGGGATATAAGTGGATGAATTTTCGCTTCAAGAGATTATTTTAAAATCCATCAAATTGTTACCATTTTGCACTTCAGACCCGAAATTAGGCAATAACTGCAATGGAAACAGTCAACCACAAAGAAATTTTGTAGATAAGACACTATAGCCACGTCGATaaagaaaaaatcaattaaaacaaAGAGAAGTTCTCAGTATAAATCCTTACTGCTTTGCTGCTAAAGCAAGTCTGCCACTAGCATCTATGCCTCTCTTTGCCATTTCATCACCAAGATTGAGGATTGGGATTCCATCAATATATTCCATCACCAACACCCTCCTAACCAAACAAAAGACTTGATTACTAAAATCTCCACATAGAGAAGAGCAAACATAGTTCAAAGAGGTAGGAACCACCTAAGCCAATCCAGATAGGAGGAAAATAAGAAGTATGTTGCACTAGTTTGCTTCAATGGCACAGAAGTTCAACGTCATAATAAGTAACAATTAAAAAATTGCCATTGATTGGATAGCATCATTTCACCAGCACTTATAAAACCAACTACAGAACCTCTTGGTTCTAATCTCAATGCTCTACAAATTTATCCAATTCTAAGATGAATCTGTTATTCTGTTTTATTGGAAATTTTCAACAAATAACTAGCCAGACGAAACTTTCAGAGAAATTATCTGTCTTCAGGGTGAAAGCCAACCAAAAGCAACAGAAAAAATGATGGTCTGTCTTTTGACCATATTTATGGTACCCCTGGATTGCATAGGTGTACAAATGCAAGGGTGTGATGGGATATGGAGTCAATATGCTTTTTTAGTTTGATTGAGCCGTCATGTAAGGAGTTATGGGACAGTGTTGTTTGTTAAGAGATACCATTTTGCTTATTTCTTTCATCTAGACATTCTCAGCTGAGAATTAGGGAGAGGTGGGAAGCTTTCAAATTCAGAGTTGCTATGGTTCATAATAAAATTGTGGCTTAGTTCTGAAAATTTATTGAAtgattttctaaaaagaaaaaaatcaattagCAAATGAAGATAACTAAATACATAGCTTTttagattaaaaagaaaaacggAAAATAATCACAATGGTATTAAGTTGCGTTAAGAGTTTAATTTATTTACCTAAGTCCCATCAAATTAGCCACATCAAGAACTAACATTAGTTGCATGTACCTGGTAACAATATTCTTCATCACTTGTGGCACCAATACTGGGCTCTTTTTGTTGTTGCTATATAGAAAATGCCGGATCCTTTCAATAGCATTGGCCTCCCTCTCAAAATCAAATTCGTAACCAATCTTGAAAagtttaaaaggaaaagatttcAAAATGAGAATCCATCATCGTTAGAAAGAGAACAGGCAAAAGTTTGATATAATGAAATGAAGCAATCAAGAGCTTGAAACAATAAATGGAAGTTTCAAGAATACATAACACTCCATACATCATTTTGATTATATTGCGTTCCTCTTAATGAGGATGGAAGAGGGAAAAAGCAAATCATCAATCTCTCATGTGAATGCACTTTTTTCCCCTTTCAAAAATCATTCATCTTCATTTATGTGTTTGTTAGATAAGAAACTGAGAGAAGTATATCCACACAAAAGAACAACCTAAGAGATGTGGGAGAGGAGCCATCACCCAGAAATCTACCAACGGAAAACTTTCAAATCAATAATAATCATGAAAGGAAAAAATTACAAATGTTGTGTGATTTGAACGCTAACAATAAGTAGCATACTACACTTTGAAAAACGAATCAAAAGAATAGAGCTCGTCTTCAAAAATCCCAACATTTCTCTCTTCAAAAGTTCCACAAAAGGGGCTGCATAGCACAACTTTATAACATCCTTCCTTTTCCTTTAAACACAGCAGGTTGAAATAAAAATCAGTCTACAATCTTCTCTATAACCATGaaggttatttatttatttagtataGGGGTATGAGGATTCAAATCGCAAATCTCTTGGACGCTAATACATCCATATGTCAGTTGACAGTCTAGGATATAAAATATACTATGAATTTTCTGACTCAAAGTTAGCTTTGTTAGCGATCATacttaaaaagagaaatttccTAAAGGCATCATAAGATCAAATTGAAATATTCCATCATTGGTTGTGACAAGCAAGGTATAAGATTTACAATAAAGTTGAGAAAGCACTGTCGGAATCTAGATcaaaaggaaaagggaaaaaacAAGTAGCAAAAAGAATAGCACCATTTTGTAACTCCATTTGTTACTcctttttgaaaaagaaagagagagaagaagaaacagAACACCATTTTCGAAATTGCACCTGTTTCTCTATTTCCTTAGTTACAGAATATAGATCGAATTTGATATCTGTCTTTTGCATGTACAAGGCAAACGCTTGCAAATTACGGATATCTGTCATCATTAAATCCTCAGTTCCCGGATGTTGCACCTACCACAGATTAATTAGGCTTGAGTAAGAGATTAAGAGACCATAAATAATGAGGATATTATGGGGCTTAACTTTCCATACCTTGACCACAACGTCATCCCTGTCACCCTTTAGCCTAGCTCTGTGAACCTAAATTGAGCACAAAAAATATCTCAAGAATAAACTTTACAAGTCTTTTAGAAACAGCAAATACACAGTCAAATAATCCTTTCAACCACATGGGAGCTATTCCTAAAAGGGATGAATTATTTAAGAAGAGATTTTATAAGCAGAGAAACACAGCAGTCAAAGCCATGTTTCGAAAGGACAATGAATGCTTCAGTTTTCATGTCAAACAAACCAAACTACAcgtaatttttttcttttttggatgTCTAAATATTTCTATTTCTTCGTAGGAGTCCAAGTGATTGGAAAATACAAAGTAATCCAACAGCTGATACGCCAAATTTCCTCCAACAAGTAATAAATCCAACTGCCGAAGACCACCTCATGTTCTATGAATTCAAGTTGTTTACACAACAATTTTTCTTGTACCTACGTGCAATCCCCATAAGTAGTATCCtctagaacctatcactaaaatgtCCCCAGATAGAGATAGAGCGAAGTAGAGCAAAAACGGTTCTCCacaaaatggaaaatgaaaacTATTGGCCTCACACAAAATTAGTGAATAAGCGATTGTCTAATAATGAGCAAAAATATATTCCTCTTTCTGCTAAACAAGTGTATTGAACTGATAATTCATTAGATATCCTTTATAAATGTCAACTAAGTAatgtaagtaaattactccgaGTCCAAGTTGTCTAATCTTTTCATAGCAAGAGTCATGCTTTAATAAACAATCAAATGAATcggatttaataaaatttaaatagagACCTGAGCAATCGAAGCTGAACCAAGAGGGTCCGGATCAAATGTTTCAAAGACATCACCAAGACTTCTGTGCAGTTCCTTCTCCACCACACGTTGAACAACATCAAAAGGCGTTGCTGGTGCTTGATCACACAGTGTAACGAGCCTCTTCACCCATGCAGCTGGGGCCAAATCCGGCTTCCCAATAACTTGAGCAACCTCATTCATAAAATCCAGCTTCAAGTAAGTCAATTGTTCTAGAACTAAAACCATgattcaaaaaggaaaaagaaagagagacaacaataaaataaaacaaaagtaaaGGAGTCGATAAGGATAACAAATCAATTGAAGTACTCCAATTTCCCATTCGATGGAATGAAAGTGGAGAATAATCTATCCTAGATAAGTGATAAGGAAACAACCCATTTCGAGAGAGATAACGATTCGTAGACAGAATACCTTAAGGAAGAAACCACCCATTTCGGAGCACATAGCATATATCTTCTCGGCTGCATGTTCATGCTGATTCTCCCACATTGTCTCCTGTTTCTCCGCATCCTTCTCGAATTTCACCCGTAGTTGAAGCACCTGCAACACCCACAAAGAAAATTAAACCGCCAACTTTCTAAATCCCACGCACTAACACAACAATCATAAACACAAACCTTGTAACCAGTATAGATGTCTGCAACACGAACCCAGAATTGAAAAGAACGTTCCCAAGGTCTGAACTGAGCGGAGAGCTTCTCTTGAACATCTCTAAAATCAAAACGAGGGAACATGGCGAATTTCTAGCTTCAATCCGGAAATGGGTCCTCTCAATTCAATGCTCAGAGCCTTTGATGATACTCAACGTCAAGCGTGGCCATGAATGACTGCTTGGAagcaaacaaaaaagaatacCCTGTTGAAAAGCCAAGTGGGTCGATGGCCCATTAAAGGGATAGTATGTATAAAAACTTCAGAAAATGTGGCTGAGAAACCTTGGAAAATCCTCTCACATGCAACAGGGTTTCTTCAGTTGGATTTTGGAGTtccatttaaagaaaaaaaaattcccaATTTTTGATCTGAAATGGGAACAAACAGAACCCAATCCTACCGTCACTTCACCTTTAACTTGACGTAGTTTCTTAACGAGCTGAACTTCTCCTTCGCTGTCTTCTTTCGTTTTTGAATTAACGATGAACAACAACAAATCCTCCATGTGAGATTATCCTAGCTCCAAGTTCTCTTCAATCTGCCACTTAAAAACATGAAATGGGATTCACTTATACTACCTAAACCTTGTATTCCCCGTACTAAAATGGCTAACTATTAGCGGCCCTAAACTCATAATATCAATTTAGATAATTTGTAGCCATTTCATTCTGAATATTTCAAAATCACTTAAATCTAAAAAGATTGGTTCAAAATAGCTGTAGCTAAACTTTAGATTTTAATCAATTTAAAGTGCTATTAGTAATTTAGATATATTGTCACTTAGTTTCATTTAAAATCAACTCAACATCACATTTACAAATTTTTTCTCTCCAAAAGCCTATCAAAGTAGCATCACTATTTGATTCAAACGCACTCAGTTTTAGTTATACAACTTCAAAAAGTTAAAGACTACAAGTTGATATTCACCATTTACATTTAAGTTCAATTAATAAATCCCATCAAAATAGCATCACTATTTGATTCAAACGCCCTCATTTCTAGTTATACAACTTCAAAAACTTAAGACTACAAGCTGATATTCACCATTTACTTGATATTCACCATTTACGTTAACATCTTAAAGAACATTATATTTAATGAAAACCAAAGTACATATACATTGATTATAGGATTGTAGGCTTGTCATAAAGTTTTTGCTCGAGACATATAGCTAGTTTGTCAAAGAAAGACCATTCTAGATTTTCTAGATTGAGTCTAAAATGACAAATCTAGAATAGCCTTTTTTTTGACAAAACATAATTGCTATAATTTTACAACAATCGTCTAACAAGAAACCTAACTATAGTTAAAGAGTAACTCAAAACCTTGAAAGTAAATTTAACATTACAACATTTAACTCTCTTTCATTTGTTAACTTGAAATATATAGAATATCAAACCAGTAAAAATCAACCTATAAAATAAGTTTGAAAACTAAGAATTTCCGATATTAAAGTCACCCTTTTAAACGGTTGAGGGTAAATTTAATATCCAATTGGGCAAGAGTGGATTAATTTATTCGACTCAAAAACAAATATGAACcaagaagaataaagaaaacGTGAAGAGGGGTAGAAGATGCAGACCATTCAAAGAACAAGGTTCTTGGTTAATAAAAACAAGATAATAAAACAAGATATTGATAACAGTAAGGCACGAGTTGTCAATATGcttaaaacaaaattacaaCGCCCGTTTTTCACGAAGTTCTAATGCTCAAATTTCATCCGTGCAGCAATGTGGCTTTTTGGCTCGAATTTAACcaaacaaatttcaaataaacTAAGACCCTAGTTACAGATCAATTACACGAGACAACTTCTGGATACGGTTCAGTAAGAAATCTCCTTGCTTGATGGTAGCTTGGTACAGAGCATTCTTTGAATCAGGGCGATTAGTTTCAAGAACACCTGCTACTTTATCAATCTTGCAATGTAGTTTTCCCGCAGCAATAAAACGAGATAATTCCCTGACACCAGAAATATGCATATTTTATGTTGAGGGAAAATAGTTCTTTACACATCATtcagataaaaaagaagaagaagaaacgcCAATGCACGTCCACTTACAGATCAATAAATTCCACAGATACTCCAAATGCCTTTGCCATAGCTTCGATGGTAACACTCTTATAGGACTCCAAAAACTGGGAATAAACAACAGTTCTGACTTCTCTCATGTAATACCTGAAGTGCGGATGCAAATAACGATCTAATTTTATTTGCTCTGTCAGGCCAGCTGCATTCATGCACGTAAAGGAGATAAATGAGATACCAAACATAAGAAGACTATCAATCATAATTTTAAACGTTGAAGAACATTTCCACCTACCGAAGGCTGAGAAAAAGGATTTATATTGACAGTCATACAAAGAGTTCAAAAATTCAGAAAGATATGGGA comes from Cucumis melo cultivar AY chromosome 12, USDA_Cmelo_AY_1.0, whole genome shotgun sequence and encodes:
- the LOC103484179 gene encoding uncharacterized protein LOC103484179 isoform X2; this encodes MFPRFDFRDVQEKLSAQFRPWERSFQFWVRVADIYTGYKVLQLRVKFEKDAEKQETMWENQHEHAAEKIYAMCSEMGGFFLKVAQVIGKPDLAPAAWVKRLVTLCDQAPATPFDVVQRVVEKELHRSLGDVFETFDPDPLGSASIAQVHRARLKGDRDDVVVKVQHPGTEDLMMTDIRNLQAFALYMQKTDIKFDLYSVTKEIEKQIGYEFDFEREANAIERIRHFLYSNNKKSPVLVPQVMKNIVTRRVLVMEYIDGIPILNLGDEMAKRGIDASGRLALAAKQKILSSLTMAYGQMILKSGFFHADPHPGNILICKGSEVALLDYGQVKDLPDQLRLGYAKLVMDIADGDASRTAETFRELGIDTISNCENAQEELFKLAQVMFDTRLPPGKVLMQPFAEDSSIKKVGVQSFPEELFSILRTIQILRGLSVGLGINYSCSEQWRPIAEEALLLSGRLEGRKRKTTHKRGFLKRLFSRSS
- the LOC103484179 gene encoding uncharacterized protein LOC103484179 isoform X1; translation: MFPRFDFRDVQEKLSAQFRPWERSFQFWVRVADIYTGYKVLQLRVKFEKDAEKQETMWENQHEHAAEKIYAMCSEMGGFFLKVAQVIGKPDLAPAAWVKRLVTLCDQAPATPFDVVQRVVEKELHRSLGDVFETFDPDPLGSASIAQVHRARLKGDRDDVVVKVQHPGTEDLMMTDIRNLQAFALYMQKTDIKFDLYSVTKEIEKQIGYEFDFEREANAIERIRHFLYSNNKKSPVLVPQVMKNIVTRRVLVMEYIDGIPILNLGDEMAKRGIDASGRLALAAKQKILSSLTMAYGQMILKSGFFHADPHPGNILICKGSEATLLDYGQVKDLPDQLRLGYAKLVMDIADGDASRTAETFRELGIDTISNCENAQEELFKLAQVMFDTRLPPGKVLMQPFAEDSSIKKVGVQSFPEELFSILRTIQILRGLSVGLGINYSCSEQWRPIAEEALLLSGRLEGRKRKTTHKRGFLKRLFSRSS
- the LOC103484179 gene encoding uncharacterized protein LOC103484179 isoform X3, which gives rise to MFPRFDFRDVQEKLSAQFRPWERSFQFWVRVADIYTGYKVLQLRVKFEKDAEKQETMWENQHEHAAEKIYAMCSEMGGFFLKVAQVIGKPDLAPAAWVKRLVTLCDQAPATPFDVVQRVVEKELHRSLGDVFETFDPDPLGSASIAQVHRARLKGDRDDVVVKVQHPGTEDLMMTDIRNLQAFALYMQKTDIKFDLYSVTKEIEKQIGYEFDFEREANAIERIRHFLYSNNKKSPVLVPQVMKNIVTRRVLVMEYIDGIPILNLGDEMAKRGIDASGRLALAAKQKILSSLTMAYGQMILKSGFFHADPHPGNILICKGSEVALLDYGQVKDLPDQLRLGYAKLVMDIADGDASRTAETFRELGIDTISNCENAQEELFKLAQVMFDTRLPPGKVLMQPFAEDSSIKKVGVQIL